A part of Propioniciclava coleopterorum genomic DNA contains:
- a CDS encoding flavodoxin domain-containing protein, which yields MGSVLIAYATRSGAAHDIARALEAPLRQGGHRVRLASLADAPTIDGADLVVVGSGINATVWYPEASAWLDAHQAALLATKVAVFNTCLNAADPSKREEALGYNRPAVESVDAAASESFAGRYVKEEVGFFQRLLLAVLGKGSQDHVDTAKAAAWARELLTLMRP from the coding sequence ATGGGTTCCGTCCTGATCGCCTACGCCACCCGCAGCGGTGCCGCCCACGACATCGCCCGCGCGCTGGAGGCGCCGCTCCGCCAGGGCGGCCACCGCGTCCGGCTCGCCTCGCTCGCCGACGCCCCGACGATCGACGGCGCCGACCTCGTGGTGGTGGGTTCGGGCATCAACGCGACGGTGTGGTACCCCGAGGCGTCCGCCTGGCTGGACGCCCACCAGGCCGCCCTGCTGGCCACGAAGGTCGCGGTGTTCAACACGTGCCTGAACGCCGCCGATCCCAGCAAGCGCGAGGAGGCGCTGGGCTACAACCGGCCGGCCGTCGAGTCCGTCGACGCCGCGGCGTCGGAGAGTTTCGCGGGCCGCTACGTCAAGGAGGAGGTCGGCTTCTTCCAGCGCCTGCTTCTGGCGGTGCTGGGCAAGGGCAGCCAGGACCACGTCGACACGGCCAAGGCCGCCGCCTGGGCCCGCGAGTTGCTGACGCTGATGCGGCCCTGA
- a CDS encoding alpha-galactosidase — MTAHHTSVLLRGDDVAVLLDLTAGRLPAILHWGADLGDLSPADAAAVAAAAVPPPGPNLPDTPPRLALLPEAHTGWVGRPGISGSRAGRDWSPRFAVTGLTLDGAPLAADGSDAPTLATGRHLEVEAGDEASGLGLSLTVELAAGGLLRSRAILTNTGTDAYQLDDLTLAYPVPAEADELLDYGGRWGKERVPQRRAFTLGTHLREGRHGRTGADAATVLHAGSPGFGFAGGDVWGVHVGWSGNHTHYAERVLTGERVLGGGELLLPGEVVLEPGASYTSPWLHGSHGRGLDAVARRFHRFMRARPGHPDAARPVTLNVWEAVYFDHALEPLLELADIAASVGVERYVLDDGWFGARRDDTAGLGDWFVSPDVWPQGLHPLVDHVRGLGMQFGLWFEPEMVNLDSDVARAHPEWVMATGGRTPIPSRQQQVLNLGIAECYAHVRDAMSAVIAEYDLDYIKWDHNRDLIDAGTQPSGRPGVHAQTLAAYRLMDDLRAAHPRLEIESCSSGGARVDLGVLARTDRVWVSDCIDPLDRQRMLRGTTQLVPPEMMGSHIASGTSHTTGRSHTLNFRAATAVFGHLGIEWDLRTAGPEDRAELAEWIAFYKRERGLLLRGDLIRIDHPDPAILAGGVVAPDRSRAVFSHALVASPDTALPGRLRLPGLDADRRYRVRPLLAGRPPALRPPAWWGDGEGVVLTGAALAGAGVAAPLMFPENAVLHLVEAVD; from the coding sequence ATGACCGCGCACCACACGTCCGTCCTGCTGCGCGGCGACGACGTCGCCGTCCTCCTCGATCTCACGGCCGGACGCCTGCCCGCGATCCTGCACTGGGGAGCCGACCTGGGCGATCTGAGCCCCGCGGACGCGGCGGCCGTCGCGGCCGCGGCGGTTCCGCCGCCCGGCCCCAACCTGCCCGACACGCCACCGCGGCTGGCCCTGCTGCCCGAGGCGCACACCGGCTGGGTCGGACGCCCCGGGATCAGCGGGTCGCGCGCGGGGCGCGACTGGTCGCCGCGCTTCGCGGTCACCGGCCTCACCCTCGACGGCGCTCCCCTCGCGGCGGACGGATCCGATGCGCCGACCTTGGCCACCGGACGCCACCTGGAGGTGGAGGCCGGCGACGAGGCGTCCGGGCTGGGGCTGTCGCTCACCGTCGAGCTGGCGGCCGGCGGCCTGCTGCGCAGCCGCGCCATTCTGACCAACACCGGGACGGACGCCTACCAGCTCGACGACCTCACCCTGGCCTACCCGGTGCCCGCGGAGGCGGACGAACTGCTCGACTACGGCGGACGCTGGGGCAAGGAGCGGGTCCCGCAGCGGCGGGCGTTCACCCTCGGCACCCACCTGCGCGAGGGACGCCACGGCCGCACCGGCGCGGACGCGGCGACCGTCCTGCACGCCGGCAGCCCAGGCTTCGGATTCGCCGGCGGCGACGTGTGGGGCGTCCACGTCGGCTGGAGCGGGAACCACACCCACTACGCCGAACGCGTCCTGACGGGCGAGCGCGTCCTGGGCGGCGGCGAGCTGCTGCTGCCCGGCGAGGTCGTCCTCGAACCGGGCGCGAGCTACACCTCGCCCTGGCTGCACGGCTCCCACGGCCGGGGGCTGGACGCCGTGGCGCGCCGGTTCCACCGGTTCATGCGCGCCCGCCCCGGGCACCCGGACGCCGCGCGTCCGGTGACGCTCAACGTGTGGGAGGCGGTCTACTTCGACCACGCCCTGGAGCCGCTGCTGGAGCTGGCCGACATCGCGGCCTCGGTCGGGGTCGAGCGCTACGTGCTGGACGACGGCTGGTTCGGGGCGCGGCGCGACGACACGGCCGGGCTCGGGGACTGGTTCGTGTCCCCGGACGTCTGGCCCCAGGGCCTGCACCCGCTCGTGGATCACGTCCGCGGGCTGGGGATGCAGTTCGGGCTGTGGTTCGAGCCGGAGATGGTGAACCTCGACTCCGACGTCGCGCGGGCGCATCCCGAGTGGGTGATGGCCACCGGCGGACGCACGCCGATCCCGTCGCGGCAGCAGCAGGTGCTGAACCTGGGCATCGCGGAGTGCTACGCCCACGTCCGGGACGCGATGAGCGCCGTGATCGCCGAGTACGACCTCGACTACATCAAGTGGGACCACAACCGCGACCTGATCGACGCGGGCACCCAGCCGTCCGGACGCCCGGGCGTGCACGCGCAGACCCTGGCGGCCTACCGGCTGATGGACGACCTGCGGGCGGCCCACCCGCGCCTGGAGATCGAGTCGTGCTCCTCCGGGGGCGCCCGCGTCGACCTGGGGGTGCTCGCGCGCACCGATCGGGTCTGGGTGTCGGACTGCATCGACCCGCTCGACCGCCAGCGGATGCTGCGCGGCACGACCCAGCTCGTCCCCCCGGAGATGATGGGCTCCCACATCGCCAGCGGCACCTCGCACACGACGGGCCGCTCGCACACCCTAAACTTCCGCGCGGCCACGGCCGTGTTCGGCCACCTGGGCATCGAGTGGGACCTGCGCACGGCCGGCCCCGAGGATCGGGCCGAGCTCGCCGAGTGGATCGCCTTCTACAAGCGCGAACGCGGGCTGCTGCTCCGCGGCGACCTGATCCGGATCGACCACCCCGACCCCGCGATCCTGGCCGGCGGGGTCGTCGCGCCGGACCGCTCCCGGGCGGTGTTCAGCCACGCGCTGGTCGCCTCCCCCGACACCGCCCTGCCCGGACGCCTGCGCCTGCCCGGGCTGGACGCCGACCGCCGCTACCGGGTGCGTCCGCTGCTGGCCGGCCGGCCGCCCGCACTCCGCCCGCCCGCGTGGTGGGGCGACGGCGAGGGCGTCGTCCTGACCGGCGCCGCGCTCGCCGGCGCGGGCGTGGCGGCCCCCCTGATGTTCCCCGAGAACGCCGTGCTGCACCTGGTGGAGGCGGTCGACTGA
- a CDS encoding sugar-binding domain-containing protein produces MAVGPAQHRGGLRRIGGHDHRHVGQALVGIGSVEPSPLLRDSGTILDGVADRVQRLGGVGDICFRYFDGQGRALNADVDAQIAGITEAQLRRVPRRVAAAGGPRKVEAIRAALLGGWVTTLITDVDTASALVAD; encoded by the coding sequence GTGGCCGTGGGCCCAGCGCAGCACCGCGGCGGTCTGCGCCGGATCGGCGGGCACGACCACCGTCATGTTGGGCAGGCGCTGGTCGGCATCGGCAGCGTCGAGCCCTCGCCGCTGCTGCGCGACAGCGGCACGATCCTGGACGGCGTCGCCGACCGGGTGCAGCGGCTGGGCGGCGTGGGCGACATCTGCTTCCGGTACTTCGACGGGCAGGGGCGCGCCCTGAACGCCGACGTGGACGCCCAGATCGCAGGGATCACCGAGGCCCAACTGCGCCGCGTCCCCCGCCGCGTGGCCGCCGCCGGGGGCCCGCGCAAGGTCGAAGCGATCCGGGCCGCGCTGCTGGGCGGCTGGGTCACCACGCTGATCACCGACGTCGACACCGCGTCCGCGCTCGTCGCCGACTGA
- a CDS encoding transketolase C-terminal domain-containing protein encodes MLRWAHGHDGPVYVRIAREPVPAIFDTDHVFRPGRVDVVREGSDVTLVANGIVLHRTLAAAEALAAEGVEARVLAAASVKPLDDAAILAAARETGAIVTVEEGYAAGGLGGAVSELVAREASAPVRVLGFGDAFAATGSVDWLLAQAGLTPAGIAAAARDLLRVAA; translated from the coding sequence GTGCTGCGCTGGGCCCACGGCCACGACGGCCCGGTCTACGTCCGGATCGCGCGGGAGCCCGTGCCGGCGATCTTCGACACCGACCACGTCTTCCGTCCCGGCCGGGTCGACGTGGTGCGCGAGGGGAGCGACGTGACCCTCGTGGCCAACGGCATCGTGCTGCACCGCACCCTGGCCGCCGCCGAGGCGCTGGCCGCGGAGGGTGTCGAGGCGCGGGTGCTGGCCGCCGCGTCGGTCAAACCGCTGGACGACGCGGCGATCCTCGCCGCCGCGCGCGAGACCGGCGCCATCGTCACCGTCGAGGAGGGTTACGCCGCCGGCGGGCTGGGCGGCGCCGTCAGCGAACTGGTGGCCCGCGAGGCGTCCGCCCCGGTGCGGGTGCTCGGCTTCGGCGACGCCTTCGCCGCGACCGGCTCGGTGGACTGGCTGCTCGCCCAGGCCGGCCTCACGCCGGCCGGGATCGCCGCCGCGGCGCGCGATCTGCTGCGGGTGGCCGCCTGA
- a CDS encoding aminoglycoside phosphotransferase family protein, protein MNALLPAGVPAPRMLATTELDGWVVLLFEDVDGRQPEIPWLLPDFEATLDALGAVGAVDASALDLPAASEMLGSDYAGFTRLIHDPDPDLDPWIAAHLPELDRLALDALPRSDGDRLCVVDARSDNTLLADGRAWILDWPWAARGTAHLDACLLTATAYGQGATFDPGEVTDAWLAARGVSPQVLTDALLGAMAFLADAGRRPAPPGLEELGTFRRRFRDALIPVMARRLALD, encoded by the coding sequence GTGAACGCGCTGCTGCCCGCGGGCGTCCCGGCGCCGCGCATGCTCGCGACGACCGAACTGGACGGCTGGGTGGTGCTGCTCTTCGAGGACGTGGACGGCCGGCAGCCGGAGATCCCCTGGCTGCTCCCCGACTTCGAAGCGACCCTGGACGCCCTCGGAGCGGTCGGCGCCGTCGACGCGTCCGCTCTCGACCTGCCAGCCGCCTCGGAGATGCTGGGATCCGACTACGCGGGGTTCACCCGGCTGATCCACGATCCCGATCCCGACCTCGATCCGTGGATCGCCGCGCACCTTCCGGAGCTCGACCGACTCGCGCTCGATGCCCTGCCCCGCAGCGACGGGGACCGGCTCTGCGTCGTGGACGCCCGCTCCGACAACACCCTGCTGGCCGACGGGCGGGCCTGGATCCTGGACTGGCCGTGGGCGGCCCGCGGCACGGCGCACCTGGACGCCTGCCTGCTCACGGCGACCGCGTACGGCCAGGGCGCGACCTTCGACCCCGGCGAGGTCACCGACGCCTGGCTGGCCGCACGGGGCGTATCGCCGCAGGTCCTCACGGACGCGCTGCTGGGGGCCATGGCGTTCCTCGCCGACGCGGGGCGGCGTCCGGCTCCGCCCGGCCTGGAGGAGTTGGGAACGTTCCGGCGCCGGTTCCGCGACGCGCTGATCCCGGTGATGGCGCGGCGCCTCGCGCTGGACTGA
- a CDS encoding TorD/DmsD family molecular chaperone, protein MDPQQLESIAAMLGVVGRLHREPPGDTELGLLRALVDQWPLDAAPDSDAGLELWRASADAGEDAAQIRADHDRLYGVAAKAVVAPFESVQREKDRLVFGQATHQVRDAYARLGLQAPELNREPDDHVGLELDFLSQALLLARDAADAGDAAASARILDAAADFLREHPRAWVPDVMATVRDEADTAFMRGLALLTRAVLDAADRSLPARD, encoded by the coding sequence GTGGACCCGCAGCAGCTCGAATCGATCGCCGCGATGCTCGGGGTGGTGGGGCGCCTGCACCGCGAGCCCCCGGGCGACACCGAACTCGGCCTGCTGCGCGCGCTCGTCGACCAGTGGCCGCTCGACGCGGCCCCCGACTCCGACGCCGGCCTGGAGCTGTGGCGCGCCTCCGCGGACGCGGGGGAGGACGCCGCGCAGATCCGCGCCGACCACGACCGGCTCTACGGCGTCGCCGCCAAGGCTGTGGTCGCCCCCTTCGAATCGGTGCAGCGCGAGAAGGACCGGCTGGTGTTCGGCCAGGCCACCCACCAGGTGCGGGACGCCTACGCGCGGCTGGGGCTGCAGGCGCCCGAGCTCAACCGCGAGCCCGACGACCACGTCGGGCTGGAGCTCGACTTCCTGTCCCAGGCTCTGCTGCTGGCCCGCGACGCCGCCGACGCGGGGGACGCCGCCGCCTCGGCCCGCATCCTCGACGCGGCGGCGGACTTCCTGCGCGAGCATCCGCGCGCCTGGGTGCCGGACGTGATGGCCACGGTGCGGGACGAGGCCGACACCGCGTTCATGCGGGGCCTGGCGCTGCTGACGCGCGCGGTGTTGGACGCCGCCGATCGCTCGCTGCCGGCGCGCGATTGA
- a CDS encoding TetR/AcrR family transcriptional regulator has protein sequence MSRTPADDPRYRRVRQQLIAALLDLAATRPAETITVAELATAAGVSRATFYAHGASPAALLAETLVAELRPRLDALAEQMSHAGADYVGLWRQIYQGLLEHVRDHRAVYEVITSQESTVSGALTNYFEEASSRYVHAMTALLTGPPVPPLWTAMAISQQAHSMVAVIHAWIVTGMTDPPEDVVEVYLTLAPPWQLARPDADGSITLRRSRSATGRRKALPAAPERAGPEPD, from the coding sequence GTGAGCCGGACCCCCGCCGACGACCCGCGCTACCGGCGCGTGCGCCAGCAGTTGATCGCCGCGCTCCTGGACCTGGCCGCCACCCGACCCGCCGAGACCATCACCGTCGCGGAGCTCGCCACGGCGGCCGGGGTGTCGCGCGCCACCTTCTACGCCCACGGCGCGTCGCCGGCCGCCCTGCTCGCCGAGACCCTGGTGGCCGAGCTCCGGCCCCGGCTGGACGCGCTGGCCGAGCAGATGAGCCACGCCGGCGCCGACTACGTCGGCCTGTGGCGCCAGATCTACCAGGGGCTGCTCGAGCACGTGCGCGACCACCGCGCCGTCTACGAGGTCATCACGTCGCAGGAGTCGACCGTGTCGGGCGCCCTGACGAACTACTTCGAGGAGGCGTCCAGCCGCTACGTCCACGCCATGACGGCACTGCTGACCGGCCCACCGGTGCCGCCGCTGTGGACGGCGATGGCGATCAGCCAGCAGGCCCACAGCATGGTCGCGGTGATCCACGCGTGGATCGTCACCGGCATGACCGACCCACCCGAGGACGTCGTCGAGGTCTACCTGACGCTGGCGCCGCCGTGGCAGCTGGCGCGTCCGGACGCGGACGGGTCGATCACGCTGCGCCGCTCCCGCTCGGCGACCGGACGACGCAAGGCCCTGCCGGCCGCCCCGGAGCGGGCAGGACCCGAGCCGGACTGA
- a CDS encoding DMSO/selenate family reductase complex A subunit, giving the protein MTDEAVIHAEGAPHEQARGLSRRSLVQWSAAVGGTTALVTLMPKNTANAAGPGAGAEAGSEFVWSACTVNCGSRCPLRLEVKDGTILRVLPDDTGSDELGDQQVRACVRGRAIRHRIYNPDRLKKPMKRKPGTKRGEEQWETISWDQALDEIADKMKDIKAKHGNESIYINYGTGTLGSTMARSWPPERTAFARLMNTWGGYLDHYSDYSTTQITAAYPYFYGGWQSSNSFDDARNARLQVMFGNNPLETRMSGGGHTFVSQQIKRDHGVRTIIIDPRYSETAAVIGDEWVPLRPGTDAALIAGMIHVMLAENLHDQAFLDRYCVGFDEHTLPEGAPAHGSYRSYVEGAGPDGIAKTPEWASAITGIPAARIVQLARDIAGAKPCAITQGWGPQRHANGENTARAIFMLACVTGNIGIPGGGTGGREGSAGLSIVTPFNDGLKNPSNKIISVFSWLDAVEHGEKMDTFNAGVCEKPAPGVRAAKVPVDAEGNPTNTRLETPIKMVWQYSGNSVVNQTGDNNLSVEMLQDDTLAELIVVCDIQYTVSARYADYILPGTSAAEEDDIHPGENGGPMAYGIVSSQAIEPLYECRNIYDICTDLAKRLGTEAAFTEGKSREQWLRDTIAASRVKDPKLPDYDTWKSQGMYRRNAGPSIAMAKYRSDPDANPLPTPSGKIEIYSGRLAAMAKAWEFGVFRPKLPGDQLTALPEYVDSWESGEAARDSDQHPLQVIGHHYKGRTHSTYGNVDWLQEAHPQTAWLNNLDAAARGIANGDEVFVFNDRGTVKLQARVTERIMPGVVSIPQGAWYDPKPASAVAPPPGANKDKPVDVAGSVNSLTSLHPSPLAKGNAVHTTLAQVVKS; this is encoded by the coding sequence ATGACCGACGAGGCCGTGATCCACGCCGAGGGGGCGCCGCACGAGCAGGCGCGGGGCCTGAGCCGCCGCTCGCTCGTGCAGTGGTCGGCAGCCGTGGGCGGGACGACCGCCCTGGTGACGCTGATGCCGAAGAACACCGCGAACGCCGCCGGACCGGGCGCCGGGGCCGAGGCCGGTTCGGAGTTCGTCTGGTCCGCGTGCACCGTGAACTGCGGTTCGCGGTGCCCCCTGCGCCTGGAGGTGAAGGACGGCACCATCCTGCGCGTCCTGCCCGACGACACCGGCTCGGACGAACTCGGCGACCAGCAGGTGCGCGCGTGCGTCCGCGGCCGCGCCATCCGCCACCGGATCTACAACCCCGACCGCCTCAAGAAGCCGATGAAGCGCAAGCCCGGCACCAAGCGCGGCGAGGAGCAGTGGGAGACCATCTCCTGGGACCAGGCGCTGGACGAGATCGCCGACAAGATGAAGGACATCAAGGCCAAGCACGGCAATGAGTCCATCTACATCAACTACGGCACCGGCACGCTCGGCTCGACCATGGCCCGCTCCTGGCCGCCGGAGCGCACCGCCTTCGCCCGCCTCATGAACACGTGGGGCGGCTACCTGGACCACTACTCCGACTACTCGACCACGCAGATCACCGCGGCCTACCCGTACTTCTACGGCGGCTGGCAGTCGTCCAACTCCTTCGACGACGCCCGGAACGCCCGGCTGCAGGTCATGTTCGGCAACAACCCGCTCGAGACCCGGATGTCCGGCGGCGGGCACACGTTCGTGAGCCAGCAGATCAAGCGCGATCACGGCGTCCGCACGATCATCATCGACCCGCGCTACTCCGAGACGGCCGCGGTGATCGGCGACGAGTGGGTGCCGCTGCGTCCGGGTACCGACGCCGCCCTGATCGCGGGCATGATCCACGTGATGCTGGCCGAGAACCTGCACGACCAGGCCTTCCTCGACCGCTACTGCGTCGGCTTCGACGAGCACACGCTGCCCGAGGGGGCACCCGCGCACGGTTCCTACCGCTCCTACGTGGAGGGCGCGGGCCCCGACGGCATCGCGAAGACGCCGGAGTGGGCCTCCGCGATCACCGGCATCCCCGCCGCGCGGATCGTGCAGCTGGCCCGCGACATCGCCGGCGCCAAGCCGTGCGCGATCACGCAGGGCTGGGGCCCGCAACGCCACGCCAACGGCGAGAACACCGCCCGCGCGATCTTCATGCTCGCCTGCGTGACCGGCAACATCGGCATCCCCGGCGGCGGCACCGGCGGCCGCGAGGGGTCGGCCGGCCTGTCGATCGTCACCCCGTTCAACGACGGCCTGAAGAACCCCTCCAACAAGATCATCTCGGTGTTCTCGTGGCTCGACGCAGTCGAGCACGGCGAGAAGATGGACACGTTCAACGCCGGTGTCTGCGAGAAGCCGGCCCCCGGCGTCCGCGCGGCGAAGGTCCCGGTCGACGCGGAGGGCAACCCCACCAACACCAGGCTCGAGACCCCGATCAAGATGGTGTGGCAGTACTCGGGCAACTCGGTGGTCAACCAGACAGGCGACAACAACCTGTCGGTGGAGATGCTGCAGGACGACACGCTGGCCGAGCTGATCGTCGTGTGCGACATCCAGTACACGGTCTCCGCGCGCTACGCCGACTACATCCTGCCGGGCACCTCGGCCGCCGAGGAGGACGACATCCACCCGGGCGAGAACGGCGGGCCGATGGCGTACGGCATCGTGTCGTCGCAGGCGATCGAGCCGCTGTACGAGTGCCGCAACATCTACGACATCTGCACCGACCTGGCCAAGCGGCTGGGCACCGAGGCCGCCTTCACCGAGGGCAAGAGCCGCGAGCAGTGGCTGCGCGACACCATCGCGGCGAGCCGGGTCAAGGATCCCAAGCTGCCCGACTACGACACCTGGAAGAGCCAGGGCATGTACCGGCGCAACGCCGGTCCGTCCATCGCGATGGCGAAGTACCGCAGCGACCCGGACGCCAACCCGCTGCCCACCCCGTCGGGGAAGATCGAGATCTACTCCGGACGGCTCGCGGCGATGGCGAAGGCGTGGGAGTTCGGGGTGTTCCGGCCCAAGCTCCCCGGCGACCAGCTCACGGCGCTGCCCGAGTACGTCGACTCGTGGGAGAGCGGCGAGGCGGCCCGCGACTCCGACCAGCATCCGCTGCAGGTCATCGGCCACCACTACAAGGGGCGGACGCACTCCACCTACGGCAACGTCGACTGGCTGCAGGAGGCGCACCCGCAGACCGCGTGGCTCAACAACCTGGACGCCGCCGCGCGCGGCATCGCCAACGGCGACGAGGTGTTCGTGTTCAACGACCGCGGCACCGTGAAGCTGCAGGCCCGCGTGACCGAGCGGATCATGCCCGGCGTGGTGTCGATCCCCCAGGGCGCCTGGTACGACCCGAAGCCGGCCTCGGCGGTCGCCCCGCCGCCCGGCGCGAACAAGGACAAGCCCGTCGACGTCGCGGGCAGCGTCAACTCGCTGACGTCGCTGCACCCCTCGCCGCTGGCCAAGGGCAACGCGGTGCACACGACCCTCGCCCAAGTGGTGAAGAGCTAA
- a CDS encoding DMSO/selenate family reductase complex B subunit, whose translation MAENFTQAGAQYGFYFDQTLCTGCKACQVSCVDKHDLPTGVLWRRVAEYSGGTWRVDGTTATPSIFTYYSSVACNHCENPICMQVCPTTAMTRRDDGTVYVDDSKCVGCRYCEWACPYGAPQFNADTGHMTKCDLCHDYRSEGKAPACVSGCPSRALDFGPIEELRRAHGTEAGIAPLPNPAITEPHLVITPHRNAQPWDNATGHIANPGEL comes from the coding sequence ATGGCAGAGAACTTCACCCAGGCCGGCGCCCAGTACGGCTTCTACTTCGACCAGACGCTGTGCACCGGCTGCAAGGCGTGCCAGGTCAGCTGCGTGGACAAGCACGACCTGCCCACCGGCGTCCTGTGGCGGCGGGTCGCCGAGTACTCCGGAGGCACGTGGCGCGTGGACGGCACCACCGCGACCCCGAGCATCTTCACGTACTACTCGTCGGTGGCCTGCAACCACTGCGAGAACCCGATCTGCATGCAGGTGTGCCCGACGACGGCGATGACCCGGCGCGACGACGGCACGGTGTACGTCGACGACTCCAAGTGCGTCGGCTGCCGCTACTGCGAGTGGGCCTGCCCCTACGGCGCGCCCCAGTTCAACGCGGACACCGGGCACATGACCAAGTGCGACCTGTGTCACGACTACCGCTCCGAGGGCAAGGCCCCCGCCTGCGTCTCAGGCTGCCCCTCCCGCGCCCTCGACTTCGGCCCGATCGAGGAACTGCGCCGCGCGCACGGCACCGAGGCGGGCATCGCCCCGCTGCCCAACCCGGCGATCACCGAGCCGCACCTGGTGATCACCCCGCACCGCAACGCCCAGCCGTGGGACAACGCCACGGGTCACATCGCGAATCCCGGAGAACTGTGA
- a CDS encoding DmsC/YnfH family molybdoenzyme membrane anchor subunit, with translation MVERVVQPVLYAIGPAMVFGLAVSMLHMNDITNTFNVIRHWDSSWLSREILFGVSFAAFGFLFALMEWFNWGSPIMRNTVAAVAAALGVGLVLAESMIYYSLVTVPAWHSWMVPFSFFATTIMLGALAVGAALMVTAWVRSRRADAARPDSPATIAEDLKPEGSTGGGLALQIRRRVQQINAPTNLEEWTLSVGVVRWIAFVSAAVAVALLVAYPVFIGQLAQGGPAAQASLGILMGGTLVVRLALLALVAVALGFFVYRMAASAKLATARTLVVLVIGAFALALTSELLGRFLHYAIMVRIGL, from the coding sequence GTGGTCGAGCGCGTCGTGCAGCCCGTCCTGTACGCCATCGGCCCCGCCATGGTGTTCGGCCTGGCGGTGTCGATGCTCCACATGAACGACATCACCAACACGTTCAACGTGATCCGGCACTGGGATTCGTCCTGGCTGTCGCGCGAGATCCTGTTCGGCGTCTCGTTCGCGGCCTTCGGCTTCCTGTTCGCCCTGATGGAGTGGTTCAACTGGGGCAGCCCGATCATGCGGAACACCGTGGCCGCGGTCGCGGCCGCCCTCGGCGTCGGCCTCGTGCTCGCCGAGTCGATGATCTACTACTCGCTGGTCACCGTGCCCGCCTGGCACTCCTGGATGGTGCCGTTCTCGTTCTTCGCGACCACGATCATGCTGGGCGCCCTCGCCGTGGGCGCCGCGCTGATGGTCACCGCGTGGGTGCGGTCGCGCCGCGCCGACGCCGCGCGTCCGGATTCGCCCGCCACGATCGCGGAGGACCTCAAGCCCGAGGGCTCGACCGGAGGCGGCCTGGCGCTGCAGATCCGGCGCCGCGTCCAGCAGATCAACGCGCCCACCAACCTCGAGGAGTGGACGCTGTCGGTGGGGGTCGTGCGGTGGATCGCGTTCGTGTCCGCGGCCGTCGCCGTGGCGCTGCTCGTGGCCTACCCGGTCTTCATCGGCCAACTGGCCCAGGGCGGCCCCGCCGCGCAGGCGTCGCTGGGGATCCTGATGGGCGGCACGCTCGTCGTCCGGCTGGCCCTGTTGGCCCTGGTCGCGGTCGCGCTCGGGTTCTTCGTGTACCGGATGGCCGCCTCGGCGAAACTGGCGACCGCCCGTACGCTGGTCGTGCTGGTGATCGGGGCCTTCGCGCTCGCGCTGACCAGCGAACTGCTCGGCCGCTTCCTGCACTACGCGATCATGGTGCGGATCGGCCTGTGA